A region of Silurus meridionalis isolate SWU-2019-XX chromosome 13, ASM1480568v1, whole genome shotgun sequence DNA encodes the following proteins:
- the ppp1r15b gene encoding protein phosphatase 1 regulatory subunit 15B, with amino-acid sequence MESMFGRARERTAMQLFSHSGMVLLPWTRQILIVLWENFRLILQVICCSVMAVFQMFRFEVHLRITDDTGEHIQHMTNAHHDTEGFLLSSLFESNKNVVVAGQSSSSRFNKDPFNLNSHSRSVLSNHVNDNFCCSLVDNLVSCATDCLNSKDDVYVGEQFEWKHSFDWNFNADLDSKADEECVRYLYSKDIQKQCDCCAGLKCNLSWLKSKSQSSDSEISWGSSDSSSIDMEREDSDGLWDLLRYSNDPYHPLHFTACISSAIARRTQTGSSQQRNEITSTLSSVSCCSDSIEQGNKETVNSEDEEEALWKSLSRDDDPYHPLNFRASLNSAHTIRDCLEKSHKISREHTSTRYPKPFLMQRQLISHRCPQLCVEKPVKVPWKRSINKIVDASMTKTKNISTVKKVKFSSVVQIHKMKAWSFALQASRKGPWEEHARDRDRFQRRILETEQAIGHCFMPSHRDKFLIYHQSILSQCVPERLSNFN; translated from the exons ATGGAAAGCATGTTTGGAAGGGCAAGAGAGCGAACCGCGATGCAGCTCTTCAGCCACAGCGGAATGGTGCTTTTACCCTGGACCAGACAGATTCTGATAGTACTATGGGAAAACTTCCGCTTAATACTTCAAGTCATTTGTTGCAGCGTAATGGCAG TTTTCCAGATGTTCAGGTTTGAAGTTCACCTGCGCATCACAGATGACACAGGAGAACATATTCAGCACATGACGAATGCTCATCATGATACAGAAGGTTTCCTCTTGTCATCACTGTTTGAAAGCAACAAAAATGTTGTAGTGGCAGGTCAGAGTTCTTCGTCAAGATTTAACAAGGATCCTTTCAACCTAAACTCACATTCCAGGTCTGTTCTGTCCAATCACGTGAATGACAATTTCTGCTGCTCCCTGGTGGACAATCTGGTTTCTTGTGCAACTGACTGTCTCAATAGTAAAGATGATGTGTATGTAGGTGAGCAGTTTGAATGGAAGCACAGCTTTGACTGGAATTTTAATGCAGACTTAGATAGTAAAGCAGATGAAGAATGTGTACGGTATCTTTATAGTAAAGATATTCAGAAACAATGTGATTGTTGTGCAGGATTGAAATGTAATTTGTCATGGTTAAAGTCCAAAAGTCAAAGTTCAGATAGTGAGATTAGTTGGGGCAGCTCAGACAGTTCCTCCATTGATATGGAGCGAGAAGATAGTGATGGACTATGGGATCTTCTTAGATATTCCAATGATCCATACCACCCACTTCACTTCACAGCATGTATCTCCAGTGCAATTGCTAGGAGAACACAAACTGGATCAAGTCAGCAAAGAAATGAGATCACATCAACATTATCTAGTGTGTCATGTTGCTCAGATTCTATTGAGCAAGGAAACAAAGAAACTGTCAACTcagaagacgaagaagaagcATTGTGGAAATCTCTGTCCCGAGATGATGACCCTTATCACCCATTAAATTTTAGAGCTTCTCTCAACAGTGCACACACAATTAGAGACTGCCTGGAGAAAAGCCATAAAATATCCAGAGAACACACAAGCACTAGATATCCCAAGCCATTTTTGATGCAAAGGCAACTTATCAGTCACCGGTGTCCTCAGTTGTGTGTGGAAAAGCCGGTGAAAGTGCCCTGGAAAAGATCCATAAATAAGATTGTTGATGCCAGCAtgacaaagacaaaaaacatttctactGTGAAAAAg GTGAAATTCTCTTCAGTTGTACAAATTCACAAGATGAAAGCCTGGTCATTTGCTCTTCAAGCAAGCCGCAAGGGGCCGTGGGAGGAGCATGCTCGGGATAGGGACCGTTTCCAGAGAAGAATTTTGGAAACAGAGCAGGCCATTGGACATTGTTTCATGCCATCACACAGAGATAAGTTTTTGATCTATCATCAAAGCATACTCTCTCAATGTGTTCCAGAAAGACTTTCTAATTTTAACTGA